The sequence TGATGATGGCGTTTTCCATTCAGCAGGGGACGGTGGAAAAGTCAGTGCTGGCTCCGTATTTCGGCGCAGGATCAAAAGTCCTGGCCGCAGCCATGCCCGTCAACATGAGGAACGGCTTCCGGGCCAGCTTTGAAAAGTTCAAAAAGGAATTGATCGAAACCGACAAGAAAGCCATGGAAGCCCGTTCGGCAGAGAAGAAGCATCTCTAGGATTGGAGTCGTTGGGTGAAGAACCAGCTCGATGCTCTCATCAATGAGTTAGTCGAACACGACATCCTCTTTGAGGATGCCGTCTGCGAGTTCGAAAAACGATTTATCAGGAAGGTCCTGGAAATGAATAACGGAAACCTTTGCAAGGCCGCCAAGGCCCTCCATCTCCACCGCAATACATTAAGCCGAAAGATCGCAGCATTGAAGGTTGACCACCAGCCAAAGCGCCGAAAACAAGCCCGCAGCTAAAAACAACCCCCTGGGCGCTACAGGAAGCCCCTCGGATCCCAGACTCCCAGGCAATTTCATTATTGCCGCCCGGCCTTCGAGAACCAGGCGGCATCGTTCAGTATGGCAACTCTTCCAAAGGCGCAATGGGGGAGTTACACGTCCA is a genomic window of Acidobacteriota bacterium containing:
- a CDS encoding histidine kinase; protein product: MKNQLDALINELVEHDILFEDAVCEFEKRFIRKVLEMNNGNLCKAAKALHLHRNTLSRKIAALKVDHQPKRRKQARS